One Glycine max cultivar Williams 82 chromosome 6, Glycine_max_v4.0, whole genome shotgun sequence DNA segment encodes these proteins:
- the LOC100807066 gene encoding uncharacterized protein yields the protein MSSIVKEILASPIQMADQVSKLAEEAQNFRQECLELKSKTEKLAGLLRQAARNSNDLYERPTRRIIDDTEQVLDKALVLVTKCRANSLIKKLFTIIPATAFRKTSMQLENSVGDVQWLLRVSASADERDDEYLGLPPIAANEPILCLIWEQVAILLSGASLDERSDAAASLVSLARDNDRYGKLIIEEGGVPPLLKLLKEGRMDGQENAARAIGLLGKDPESVEHIVNAGVCSVFAKVLKEGHMKVQTVVAWAISELAANHPKCQDHFSQNNAIRLLVSHLAFETIQEHSKYAIANKHKSIHSVLMASNTTSAQEEEDDKQMVAHPGANQSANLMHNVVSNTMAIKGAMVEEEKANNKKQQQQQQQQQQSGNNSQMSIAGTSIKGREYEDAGTKAQMKAMAARALWQLSRGNLTVCRSITESRALLCFAVLLEKGPDDVQSYSAMALMEITAVSEQHSELRRSAFKPTSPAAKAVVDQLLKVIEKEQPDLLIACVRSVGNLARTFRATETRLIGPLVRLLDEREAQVSMEAAIALNKFACTDNYLHENHCNAIIEAGGAKHLIQLVYFGEQMVQIPSVTLLCYIALHVPKSETLAQEEVLIVLEWCTKQAHLIEEPSIQPLLPEAKSRLELYQSRGRGFR from the coding sequence ATGTCGAGCATCGTCAAGGAGATCCTGGCGAGCCCGATACAAATGGCGGACCAGGTTTCGAAGCTTGCGGAAGAGGCCCAGAATTTCCGACAGGAATGTCTGGAACTGAAATCCAAAACTGAGAAGCTGGCGGGCCTCCTCCGCCAGGCCGCCAGGAACAGCAACGACCTCTACGAGCGTCCCACGCGCCGCATCATCGACGACACCGAACAAGTCCTCGACAAGGCCCTCGTTCTCGTCACCAAATGTCGCGCCAACAGCCTCATCAAGAAGCTCTTCACCATCATCCCCGCCACAGCCTTCCGCAAGACCTCCATGCAGCTCGAGAATTCCGTCGGTGACGTCCAATGGCTCCTCCGCGTCTCTGCCTCCGCCGACGAGCGCGACGACGAGTACCTCGGCCTCCCTCCCATCGCCGCCAACGAGCCCATCCTCTGCCTCATCTGGGAACAGGTCGCCATTCTTCTCTCCGGCGCTTCCTTGGACGAACGTTCCGACGCTGCCGCTTCCCTCGTCTCCCTCGCTCGCGACAACGACCGTTACGGGAAACTCATCATCGAAGAAGGAGGCGTGCCACCGCTgttgaagcttctcaaggaaggaagaatggACGGTCAGGAAAACGCTGCCAGAGCCATCGGGTTGCTTGGGAAAGATCCTGAAAGCGTGGAACACATTGTCAATGCTGGTGTCTGTTCCGTGTTTGCCAAGGTCCTCAAAGAAGGCCACATGAAGGTTCAAACGGTTGTTGCGTGGGCTATTTCTGAACTCGCCGCGAATCACCCGAAATGCCAGGATCATTTTTCTCAGAACAATGCCATACGCTTGCTGGTTAGCCATCTGGCGTTTGAGACAATTCAAGAGCATAGCAAGTACGCCATTGCGAACAAACACAAATCCATTCACTCGGTTTTAATGGCGAGTAACACAACGAGCGCgcaggaagaggaagatgataAGCAGATGGTGGCTCACCCGGGGGCGAATCAGTCAGCCAATCTGATGCACAACGTGGTTTCCAACACAATGGCCATAAAGGGAGCCATGGTGGAGGAGGAGAAAGCCAACAacaagaagcaacaacaacaacagcagcagcagcagcagagtGGGAATAATTCGCAAATGTCAATTGCAGGGACGAGTATTAAGGGGAGGGAATATGAAGACGCGGGGACAAAGGCACAGATGAAGGCCATGGCAGCCAGAGCCTTATGGCAACTCTCGAGGGGAAACTTGACAGTGTGTAGGAGCATAACAGAGTCAAGGGCTCTCTTGTGTTTCGCGGTTCTGTTGGAAAAAGGACCAGACGATGTGCAATCGTATTCGGCAATGGCGTTGATGGAAATCACTGCAGTGTCGGAGCAACATTCGGAGCTGAGGCGCTCTGCTTTCAAGCCAACTTCCCCGGCAGCCAAGGCAGTGGTGGATCAACTCCTAAAAGTAATCGAAAAAGAACAACCGGACCTGCTCATAGCTTGCGTGAGATCAGTGGGAAATTTGGCGAGGACATTCAGAGCAACCGAAACAAGACTCATAGGGCCGTTGGTGAGGCTTCTGGACGAAAGAGAGGCGCAGGTTAGCATGGAAGCGGCCATTGCGCTCAATAAATTTGCTTGTACGGACAACTACCTTCATGAGAATCACTGCAACGCCATCATAGAGGCAGGGGGCGCCAAGCACTTGATTCAACTCGTTTACTTTGGGGAGCAAATGGTTCAGATTCCTTCCGTCACGCTGCTTTGTTACATAGCGCTGCACGTCCCCAAAAGCGAGACTCTGGCGCAAGAAGAGGTGCTCATTGTTCTCGAATGGTGCACCAAGCAGGCACATCTCATCGAGGAACCCTCCATCCAACCACTCTTACCAGAGGCCAAGAGCAGGCTCGAACTCTATCAATCAAGAGGAAGAGGATTCCGCTGA